From Demequina lutea, a single genomic window includes:
- a CDS encoding SURF1 family protein: MPPESDVPEAPPVASVRRLRWGALAGATTVAILSVAICGFLGTWQWQRAHQQAHAVDPDPRAALAAVMRPGEAGRGEGRLIEVDGTWANVDVGLVAGKELEGVPAVLLVLPLTVPADATGTGAEGTLGVIAGWLPADEVASTPAVGGSTHVTGYVRGGEGLTPTPNDPPVAGAVWLGSMSTASLAQHWTAPVYSYLVVADSPAPGWRALPPPVEQKRLDLRSLTYSVEWWLFGIFAAVISVRWMRDNGREQTSEEDV; encoded by the coding sequence GTGCCTCCCGAATCCGACGTCCCGGAAGCACCCCCGGTCGCTAGCGTTCGCCGTCTGCGGTGGGGAGCTCTCGCTGGGGCCACGACGGTGGCAATCCTGTCGGTTGCCATCTGCGGATTTCTGGGCACCTGGCAGTGGCAGCGCGCTCACCAGCAGGCGCACGCGGTCGATCCCGACCCTAGGGCTGCGCTTGCTGCGGTGATGCGTCCCGGCGAGGCTGGCAGGGGCGAGGGGCGCCTTATCGAGGTCGACGGAACGTGGGCGAATGTCGACGTGGGCCTCGTGGCAGGCAAGGAGCTCGAGGGCGTGCCCGCGGTGCTCCTGGTGTTGCCGCTCACGGTTCCCGCGGACGCCACGGGCACCGGCGCCGAAGGTACCCTCGGCGTGATCGCGGGTTGGCTACCTGCAGACGAAGTCGCGTCCACGCCGGCCGTCGGTGGGAGCACGCACGTCACGGGTTACGTGCGAGGGGGAGAGGGCCTCACCCCGACCCCCAACGACCCGCCCGTGGCCGGGGCAGTGTGGTTGGGCTCGATGTCGACGGCTTCCCTGGCCCAGCACTGGACGGCTCCGGTCTATTCGTACCTTGTCGTCGCGGACTCTCCCGCACCGGGCTGGAGGGCGCTCCCCCCTCCGGTCGAGCAGAAAAGGCTCGATTTGCGATCGCTCACGTATTCGGTCGAGTGGTGGCTCTTTGGCATCTTCGCGGCGGTGATTTCCGTGCGATGGATGCGGGACAATGGTCGCGAACAGACTTCCGAGGAGGACGTATGA
- the guaA gene encoding glutamine-hydrolyzing GMP synthase, translating to MTTQRPPVQHRPVQHRPVLVVDCGAQYAQLIARRVREARLYSEIVPHSMSAADMLAKNPAAIILSGGPSSVYEDGAPHVDSAIYDTGVPVFGICYGFQLMAKALGGTVAKTGLREYGRTTASIADAGATLAGSPAEQTVWMSHGDSVHEAPAGFTVLAKTDGAPVAAFENTERRMAGVQWHPEVRHTPLGQAALENFLYTVAGLTPDWTSASVIDEQVALIRAQVGSAQVICGLSGGVDSAVAAALVQKAVGDQLTCVFVDHGLLRSGEAEQVERDFVAATGVRLVVANERDRFLDALADVTDPETKRKIIGREFIRAFEAEARKLVHDAGLGEEVKFLVQGTLYPDVVESGGGEGAANIKSHHNVGGLPDDLKFDLVEPLRALFKDEVRAVGLELGLPEEIVWRQPFPGPGLGIRIIGAVNQERIDILQAADAIAREELTKAGLDRDIWQCPVVLLADVRSVGVQGDGRTYGHPIVLRPVSSEDAMTADWSRVPYEVLAHISNRITNEVPEVNRVVLDVTSKPPGTIEWE from the coding sequence GTGACCACTCAGCGCCCTCCCGTCCAGCATCGTCCCGTCCAGCATCGTCCCGTCCTCGTCGTTGACTGCGGCGCGCAATACGCCCAACTGATTGCACGCCGCGTGCGTGAGGCCAGGTTGTACTCCGAGATCGTCCCTCACTCGATGAGTGCCGCGGACATGCTCGCAAAGAACCCCGCGGCGATCATTCTCTCGGGTGGCCCCTCCTCGGTGTACGAAGACGGCGCCCCCCACGTCGACTCCGCGATTTACGACACGGGGGTTCCGGTTTTTGGAATCTGTTACGGCTTCCAACTCATGGCCAAGGCGCTGGGCGGCACGGTCGCCAAGACGGGTCTGCGCGAGTACGGCCGCACCACGGCGAGCATCGCCGACGCCGGCGCCACCTTGGCTGGAAGCCCCGCGGAGCAGACGGTGTGGATGAGCCACGGCGATTCCGTTCACGAAGCCCCCGCCGGATTCACGGTGCTCGCGAAGACGGATGGCGCGCCAGTCGCGGCCTTTGAGAACACCGAGCGTCGCATGGCGGGCGTCCAGTGGCACCCCGAGGTCAGGCACACGCCCCTCGGCCAGGCCGCGCTCGAGAACTTCCTCTACACGGTTGCGGGCCTCACTCCTGACTGGACGAGCGCAAGCGTCATCGACGAACAAGTGGCGCTTATTCGCGCCCAGGTCGGCTCGGCCCAGGTGATTTGTGGTCTGTCGGGCGGCGTCGACTCCGCGGTGGCCGCCGCCCTCGTGCAGAAGGCCGTGGGGGATCAGCTCACGTGCGTCTTCGTCGACCACGGTCTGCTGCGCTCAGGTGAGGCCGAGCAGGTCGAGCGCGACTTTGTCGCCGCCACCGGCGTGCGCCTCGTGGTTGCCAACGAACGCGACCGCTTCCTCGACGCGCTCGCGGACGTGACCGACCCGGAGACGAAGCGCAAGATCATCGGCCGCGAGTTCATTCGCGCCTTCGAGGCGGAAGCGCGCAAGCTCGTTCACGACGCGGGCCTCGGCGAAGAGGTGAAGTTCCTGGTTCAGGGCACCTTGTATCCCGACGTGGTCGAGTCCGGTGGCGGCGAGGGCGCGGCCAACATCAAGAGCCACCACAACGTGGGCGGCCTGCCGGACGATCTCAAGTTCGATCTGGTCGAGCCCTTGCGTGCGCTCTTCAAGGACGAGGTGAGGGCCGTTGGCCTCGAGCTCGGTCTGCCCGAAGAGATCGTGTGGCGCCAACCCTTCCCAGGCCCAGGACTCGGCATCCGGATCATCGGTGCCGTCAACCAGGAGCGCATCGACATCCTGCAGGCGGCCGACGCGATCGCGCGCGAAGAACTCACCAAGGCGGGCCTCGATCGCGACATCTGGCAGTGCCCCGTGGTGCTTCTCGCGGATGTTCGCTCGGTGGGCGTCCAGGGCGACGGCCGCACCTATGGGCACCCCATCGTGTTGCGCCCAGTATCGAGCGAGGACGCCATGACCGCCGACTGGAGCCGCGTGCCCTACGAGGTGCTTGCGCACATCTCCAACCGAATCACGAACGAGGTACCTGAGGTCAATCGCGTCGTCCTCGACGTCACGTCCAAGCCGCCAGGCACCATCGAATGGGAATAG
- a CDS encoding DUF3817 domain-containing protein, with amino-acid sequence MTPAPVQGALKRYRVMAFVTGSFLLLLTAVTLVKYIGEAAGWHADAFWAFATMVGITHGWIFMVYVLACADLWRRMKWHTGRLLTMVLGGVVPAMSFVMERRVSREIPASVDA; translated from the coding sequence ATGACCCCCGCCCCCGTTCAAGGAGCGCTCAAGCGCTACCGCGTCATGGCCTTCGTGACCGGTTCGTTCTTGTTGTTGCTCACGGCGGTGACGCTCGTGAAGTACATCGGTGAGGCCGCGGGGTGGCATGCGGACGCCTTCTGGGCCTTCGCCACGATGGTCGGCATCACCCACGGTTGGATCTTCATGGTGTACGTGCTTGCCTGTGCTGACCTATGGCGTCGCATGAAGTGGCACACAGGGCGCCTGTTGACCATGGTGCTCGGCGGTGTGGTTCCGGCAATGTCCTTTGTGATGGAGCGGCGGGTGTCCCGCGAGATCCCCGCGAGCGTTGACGCGTGA